A genomic window from Desulfovibrio porci includes:
- the dsrM gene encoding sulfate reduction electron transfer complex DsrMKJOP subunit DsrM, which translates to MFSSLLLVLLIGAIAWAGASAGLASLFGVALPYVAAVVFIVGMVWRMVYWAKSPVPFCIPTTGGQEQSLDFIKQNKIDCPSTTWGVVQRMFLEVFFFRSLFRNSLADVRENDPVSNGPRSVYYSSKWLWCFALLFHYCFLLIFIRHFRFFIEPVPSCITFLESIDGIMQIGSPRFFWTGGLALAALLFLLARRIFNQRLRYLSLLNDYFPLWLLIGIVGTGICLRYFDKTEIAQVKIFVMGLTHFAPVSGAGINALFFVHLTLVSVLLIYFPFSKLAHMPGVFFSPTRNQANNSRRVRHINPWNPPKQYFTYPEYEDTYRDAMAEAGLPLEKQPEKAAE; encoded by the coding sequence ATGTTCTCATCATTACTGCTGGTGCTGCTCATAGGGGCCATCGCCTGGGCGGGAGCGAGCGCGGGGCTCGCCTCTCTGTTCGGCGTAGCGCTGCCTTATGTGGCGGCAGTCGTCTTCATCGTCGGCATGGTCTGGCGCATGGTCTACTGGGCGAAATCGCCCGTGCCCTTCTGCATCCCCACCACCGGCGGCCAGGAGCAATCGCTTGATTTCATCAAGCAGAACAAGATCGACTGTCCCAGCACCACTTGGGGCGTTGTCCAGCGCATGTTTCTGGAAGTCTTTTTCTTCCGTTCGCTTTTCCGCAACAGCCTGGCCGACGTGCGCGAAAACGACCCCGTCAGCAACGGGCCTCGCAGCGTCTATTATTCCTCCAAATGGCTGTGGTGTTTCGCCCTGCTCTTCCACTACTGCTTCCTGCTGATCTTCATCCGGCACTTCCGCTTCTTCATTGAGCCGGTGCCGTCCTGTATCACCTTTCTGGAATCCATCGACGGGATCATGCAGATAGGTTCGCCGCGCTTCTTCTGGACCGGCGGGCTGGCCCTGGCGGCCCTGCTCTTTCTGCTGGCCCGGCGCATTTTCAACCAGCGCCTGCGCTATCTCTCCCTGCTCAACGACTACTTCCCGCTCTGGCTGCTCATCGGCATCGTGGGCACCGGCATCTGCCTGCGCTATTTTGATAAAACCGAAATCGCCCAGGTCAAGATCTTCGTCATGGGCCTGACCCACTTCGCTCCCGTGTCCGGCGCGGGCATCAACGCCCTGTTCTTCGTGCACCTGACCCTGGTCAGCGTGCTGCTGATCTACTTCCCCTTCTCCAAACTCGCGCATATGCCGGGCGTGTTCTTCAGCCCCACGCGCAACCAGGCCAACAATTCCCGCCGGGTGCGCCATATCAATCCCTGGAATCCGCCCAAGCAGTACTTCACCTACCCCGAGTACGAGGATACCTACCGCGACGCCATGGCCGAAGCCGGCCTGCCGCTGGAGAAGCAACCCGAAAAGGCCGCCGAGTAA
- a CDS encoding single-stranded DNA-binding protein, with protein MLNKVMIIGRLGRDPELRYTQSGSPVASLNVATDESYTDRDGNKVERTEWHRVSVFQRQAENCANYLSKGSLVYVEGSLQTRKWQDQQGQDRYTTEIKAQRVQFLDRKGDAPRGGQGGYEDEYAGAPGGAPRQAPRGQSGPAGSAGQGGGQRSQGGGQAPQRPAPRQQPQDEDLGPAFPSEASNMDEVPF; from the coding sequence ATGCTGAATAAAGTCATGATCATCGGCCGACTGGGCCGCGACCCCGAACTGCGTTACACCCAGAGCGGCTCGCCGGTGGCCAGCCTGAACGTGGCCACCGACGAATCCTATACCGACCGCGACGGCAACAAGGTGGAACGCACCGAATGGCACCGCGTGTCGGTGTTCCAGCGACAGGCCGAAAACTGCGCCAACTACCTCTCCAAGGGCAGCCTCGTCTATGTGGAGGGCAGCCTGCAAACCCGTAAATGGCAGGATCAGCAGGGCCAGGACCGTTACACGACGGAAATCAAGGCCCAGCGCGTGCAGTTTCTGGACCGCAAGGGCGACGCCCCGCGCGGCGGCCAAGGCGGCTATGAGGATGAGTACGCGGGCGCTCCCGGCGGCGCGCCCCGGCAGGCCCCGCGCGGACAAAGCGGACCGGCCGGATCGGCCGGACAGGGCGGCGGTCAGCGGAGCCAGGGCGGAGGGCAGGCGCCGCAACGCCCGGCCCCGCGCCAGCAGCCTCAGGACGAAGATCTGGGTCCGGCCTTCCCCTCGGAAGCTTCCAATATGGACGAAGTACCTTTTTAG
- the sat gene encoding sulfate adenylyltransferase, with protein MSKLVPPHGGKGLVCCLLEGKALEDEKKKAAGLKQIEISSRAKGDLIMMGIGGFSPLTGFMGKADWKSVCEKMLLADGTFWPVPVTLDISAEDAKDLKVGQEVALVRKGEVMATMKVEEIYEMTEADKKWECELVFKGEGPDSEKFWEVAPNDHPGVKMVLAQKEYNIAGPVKVLSQGEFPEKFPGVYMTPAQLREKMDERGWQKVAALQLRNPMHRSHEYLAKIGVEVCDGVVIHSLVGSLKPGDIPAEVRVKCIDTLVDKYFVKDFVIQAGYPLDMRYAGPREALLHATFRQNYGINNLLVGRDHAGVGDFYGMFEAQEIFRKMPVPAEEGKRLLCEPLNIDWTFYCKKCDGMASMRTCPHSKEDRVILSGTKLRKMLSEGAEVPDHFGREEVLVILREYYSGLTEKVEIKMQRAAAGSTM; from the coding sequence ATGTCCAAACTGGTACCCCCGCATGGCGGCAAAGGCCTGGTGTGTTGCCTGCTGGAAGGCAAGGCCTTGGAAGATGAAAAGAAAAAGGCCGCCGGCCTGAAGCAGATCGAGATTTCTTCCCGCGCCAAGGGCGACCTGATCATGATGGGCATTGGCGGTTTTTCGCCCCTGACCGGCTTCATGGGCAAGGCTGACTGGAAGAGCGTATGCGAAAAGATGCTGCTCGCCGACGGCACCTTCTGGCCCGTGCCGGTGACCCTCGACATCTCCGCCGAAGACGCCAAAGATTTGAAGGTCGGCCAGGAAGTGGCCCTCGTCCGTAAGGGCGAAGTCATGGCCACCATGAAGGTGGAAGAAATCTACGAGATGACCGAAGCCGACAAGAAGTGGGAATGCGAACTGGTCTTCAAGGGCGAAGGCCCGGACTCCGAAAAGTTCTGGGAAGTGGCCCCCAATGACCATCCCGGCGTCAAAATGGTGCTGGCCCAGAAAGAATACAACATCGCCGGTCCGGTGAAAGTTCTCTCGCAGGGCGAATTCCCCGAAAAGTTCCCCGGCGTGTACATGACCCCCGCCCAGCTGCGCGAAAAGATGGACGAACGCGGCTGGCAGAAAGTGGCCGCCCTGCAGCTGCGCAATCCCATGCACCGTTCGCACGAATACCTGGCCAAGATCGGCGTGGAAGTCTGCGACGGCGTGGTCATCCACTCCCTGGTGGGCTCCCTGAAGCCCGGCGACATCCCGGCCGAAGTGCGCGTGAAGTGCATCGACACCTTGGTGGACAAATATTTTGTCAAAGACTTCGTGATCCAGGCCGGCTATCCGCTGGACATGCGTTACGCCGGTCCGCGTGAAGCTCTGCTGCACGCCACATTCCGTCAGAACTACGGCATCAACAATCTGCTGGTGGGCCGCGACCACGCCGGTGTGGGCGACTTCTACGGCATGTTTGAAGCCCAGGAAATCTTCCGCAAGATGCCCGTACCCGCCGAGGAAGGCAAACGTCTGCTCTGCGAGCCCCTGAACATCGACTGGACCTTCTACTGCAAGAAGTGCGACGGCATGGCCTCCATGCGCACCTGCCCGCACAGCAAGGAAGACCGCGTGATCCTGTCGGGCACCAAGCTGCGCAAGATGCTCTCCGAAGGCGCGGAAGTGCCGGATCACTTCGGCCGCGAGGAAGTGCTCGTCATTCTGCGCGAGTACTATTCCGGTCTCACCGAAAAGGTGGAAATCAAGATGCAGCGCGCCGCCGCCGGCTCCACCATGTAA
- a CDS encoding RsbRD N-terminal domain-containing protein: MNIQEIFRSRKNDVVRLWTEAVYSTYPFETTGFLRTKRDPFGNPVAHMTKEAAGTLYDAVAGEEVEIDTVKAALERFVKLRAVQTFTPSQGLGVFYLMKPLLREHILPTLAAQGELDAYLTAESRLDSLALLAFDIYTAARETLAESRIKEIRNQHAQLARWAQRLEEGPSDAR; this comes from the coding sequence ATGAACATACAAGAAATATTTCGCAGCCGGAAAAACGATGTGGTTCGCCTCTGGACGGAGGCGGTATACTCTACCTATCCCTTTGAAACCACAGGTTTTCTGCGCACCAAACGGGACCCTTTCGGCAATCCCGTGGCCCATATGACCAAAGAGGCGGCGGGCACGCTGTATGATGCCGTGGCCGGGGAAGAGGTGGAAATCGACACGGTCAAGGCCGCGCTGGAACGTTTCGTGAAGCTGCGCGCCGTGCAGACCTTCACGCCCAGCCAGGGTCTGGGCGTTTTTTATCTGATGAAGCCTCTGCTGCGGGAGCACATCCTGCCGACGCTGGCCGCCCAGGGCGAACTTGACGCCTATCTCACGGCCGAATCCCGGCTGGACAGCCTGGCGTTGTTGGCTTTTGACATCTACACCGCGGCCCGCGAAACGCTGGCGGAGTCGCGCATCAAGGAAATCCGCAACCAGCACGCTCAATTGGCGCGCTGGGCGCAGAGGTTGGAGGAAGGCCCGTCCGACGCGCGCTGA
- the dsrJ gene encoding sulfate reduction electron transfer complex DsrMKJOP subunit DsrJ — translation MYNAKAVITGIVIFVVLFSSPFWVSYLGQDYTKTDVVLPKDEKNCIEDVEFMRAQHMRLLNEWRDEALRKENRVYVSAKDGKKWVISLQNTCLKCHNNYKEFCEKCHVANSVYPYCWTCHIIPTEGK, via the coding sequence ATGTATAACGCCAAAGCTGTGATCACGGGCATCGTCATTTTTGTGGTGCTGTTCAGCTCCCCTTTCTGGGTGAGCTATCTGGGACAGGACTACACAAAAACCGACGTGGTGCTGCCCAAGGATGAAAAGAACTGCATTGAAGACGTGGAATTCATGCGCGCCCAGCATATGCGCCTGCTCAACGAGTGGCGCGACGAGGCCCTGCGCAAGGAAAACCGCGTTTATGTGTCCGCCAAAGACGGGAAAAAGTGGGTCATCAGCCTGCAGAACACCTGCCTGAAGTGTCACAACAACTACAAGGAATTCTGCGAAAAGTGCCACGTGGCCAACAGCGTCTATCCCTATTGCTGGACTTGCCACATTATTCCCACGGAGGGCAAGTAA
- the dsrK gene encoding sulfate reduction electron transfer complex DsrMKJOP subunit DsrK: MAKLPTPQMLVASRPAFPDKSWLDTKPEFTPGSFCYPAKKETMELLHMPNPHDWDPAAEDWNLPENWEKILCDAFADRLEKHRSLKLFMDICVRCGACADKCHFFLGTNDPKNMPVLRAELLRSLYRRDYTMLGKILGKKAGARGWDMSVVKELFYYAYQCTECRRCSLFCPYGIDTAEITAIVRELLHEVGLGIHWIMDPVKNCSFTGNHLGIQPHSFVEIVEMLADDCETITGIRPKTPFNEKGHEILFITPSGDVFADPGIYTFMGYLMLFHELDLDYTFSTYASEGGNFGSFTSFNMAKKLNAKMYAEAERLGVKWILGGECGHMWRVINQYMDTYNGPAPANMEIPVSPITGTVFSNAASTKMVHIAEFTADLIHHNKLKLDPSRNDHLVTTFHDSCNPARAMGLLDEPRYVLKHVCNNFVEMPENTIREQTFCCGAGSGLNTEEIMELRMRSGMPRGNALRYVQQKDGVNHMACVCAIDRATLPPLADYWAPGVSVSGLHELVGNALVMKGECKRTMDMRQEDLPNVAEDEPEESPADAPEAQGEGR; this comes from the coding sequence ATGGCAAAATTACCTACGCCGCAAATGCTCGTCGCCAGCCGCCCGGCCTTTCCGGACAAAAGCTGGCTCGACACCAAGCCTGAATTCACGCCGGGCAGCTTCTGCTACCCGGCCAAAAAAGAGACCATGGAACTCCTGCACATGCCCAATCCCCACGATTGGGATCCGGCCGCAGAGGACTGGAACCTGCCGGAGAACTGGGAAAAGATTCTCTGCGACGCCTTTGCCGACCGCCTGGAGAAGCATCGTTCGCTGAAACTCTTCATGGACATCTGCGTGCGCTGCGGCGCCTGCGCGGACAAGTGCCATTTCTTCCTGGGCACCAACGATCCCAAGAACATGCCCGTGCTGCGCGCCGAGCTGTTGCGCTCCCTCTACCGGCGCGACTACACCATGCTCGGCAAGATTCTGGGCAAGAAGGCGGGCGCGCGCGGCTGGGACATGAGCGTGGTCAAGGAGCTTTTCTACTACGCCTACCAGTGCACGGAATGCCGCCGCTGTTCGCTGTTCTGCCCCTACGGCATCGACACGGCCGAAATCACGGCCATCGTGCGCGAACTGCTGCATGAGGTGGGCCTGGGCATCCACTGGATCATGGACCCGGTCAAAAACTGCAGTTTCACCGGCAACCATCTGGGCATCCAGCCTCATTCCTTTGTGGAAATCGTGGAAATGCTGGCCGACGACTGCGAAACCATCACCGGCATCCGTCCCAAGACGCCCTTCAACGAAAAGGGCCACGAGATCCTCTTCATCACGCCCTCGGGCGACGTGTTCGCGGATCCCGGCATCTACACCTTCATGGGCTACCTGATGCTCTTCCATGAGCTGGACCTGGACTATACCTTCTCCACCTACGCCTCGGAGGGCGGCAACTTCGGTTCCTTCACCTCCTTCAACATGGCCAAGAAGCTCAACGCCAAGATGTACGCCGAAGCCGAGCGCCTGGGCGTCAAATGGATTCTGGGCGGCGAGTGCGGGCACATGTGGCGCGTGATCAACCAGTACATGGATACCTACAACGGACCGGCCCCGGCCAATATGGAAATTCCGGTCTCGCCCATCACCGGCACGGTGTTCTCCAACGCCGCCTCCACCAAGATGGTGCACATCGCGGAATTCACGGCCGACCTGATCCACCACAACAAGCTTAAGCTCGACCCGAGCCGTAACGACCATCTCGTCACCACCTTCCACGACTCCTGCAACCCGGCGCGCGCCATGGGTCTGCTGGACGAGCCGCGCTACGTGCTCAAGCACGTCTGCAACAACTTCGTGGAAATGCCCGAAAACACCATCCGCGAGCAGACCTTCTGCTGCGGCGCGGGTTCGGGCCTGAACACCGAGGAAATCATGGAACTGCGCATGCGCTCCGGCATGCCGCGCGGCAACGCCCTGCGCTATGTACAGCAGAAAGACGGCGTCAACCACATGGCCTGCGTCTGCGCCATCGACCGCGCCACCCTGCCCCCGCTGGCCGACTACTGGGCGCCGGGCGTGAGCGTGAGCGGCCTGCACGAGTTGGTGGGCAACGCTCTGGTCATGAAGGGCGAATGCAAGCGCACCATGGATATGCGTCAGGAAGACCTGCCCAATGTGGCGGAGGACGAGCCGGAGGAAAGCCCGGCTGATGCGCCTGAGGCGCAGGGGGAGGGCCGATAG
- a CDS encoding sulfite exporter TauE/SafE family protein: MLLSPLELFCAAAAVFCAGLVRGATGFGFSMICIVLLTLLLPPARIAPVIVLWEIAASAGHLPFVYKEADWKALRHLGLGVVLGTPPGAYCLASLPAAPMTIGINAVVLVLTAMLFFGFKLRQRPGRWGTCGVGALTGLINGASANGGPPVILFFLSGPSSAAVSRASLIAFFLFTDVLAALVYWGYGLMTVQVFLLAAVLLPCVALGIWLGARWFRHVDEARFRRVVLALLLLMALAGLAPAVLKLAG; this comes from the coding sequence ATGCTTCTTTCCCCTCTGGAACTGTTTTGCGCCGCCGCGGCCGTGTTCTGCGCCGGTCTGGTCCGGGGGGCCACGGGCTTCGGCTTTTCCATGATCTGTATTGTGCTGCTGACGTTGCTGCTGCCCCCGGCGCGCATCGCGCCGGTCATCGTGCTCTGGGAAATCGCGGCCAGCGCCGGGCATCTGCCCTTTGTTTATAAAGAGGCGGACTGGAAAGCCCTGCGCCATCTGGGTCTGGGCGTGGTTCTGGGCACGCCTCCGGGCGCGTACTGCCTGGCCTCTCTGCCCGCCGCGCCCATGACCATAGGCATCAATGCCGTGGTGCTGGTCCTGACGGCCATGCTCTTTTTCGGCTTCAAGCTGCGGCAACGGCCGGGCCGCTGGGGAACCTGCGGCGTGGGCGCGCTTACCGGCCTGATCAACGGCGCGTCGGCCAACGGCGGACCGCCGGTGATCCTTTTTTTCCTGTCCGGACCGTCCAGCGCGGCGGTCAGCCGCGCCTCGCTCATTGCCTTTTTTCTGTTCACCGATGTGCTGGCCGCGCTGGTGTACTGGGGCTACGGCCTGATGACGGTGCAGGTGTTCCTGCTGGCCGCCGTGCTGCTGCCCTGCGTGGCTTTGGGCATCTGGCTGGGCGCGCGCTGGTTTCGGCATGTGGACGAGGCCCGCTTTCGGCGCGTGGTGCTGGCGTTGCTGCTGTTGATGGCTTTGGCGGGCCTGGCGCCCGCCGTCCTGAAGCTTGCGGGCTGA